From Flavobacterium lipolyticum, one genomic window encodes:
- a CDS encoding glycogen synthase, which translates to MEIFHISAECYPMAKVGGLADVVGALPKYQTKAGHDVRVVVPCYDTKFRKENDFECVHWGTVKLGNFNFPFSVLKETTDKLGYELYLIEIKELFDRPNVYGYEDDIERFVSFQIAALDWITARNKVPDVLNCHDHHTGLIPFLVQYAYKYESLSNVRSVITIHNGLYQGWFGFDKLFYLPEFDLKHVGFLEWDHSINSLAVGIKCAHAVTTVSPSYLDEINNAANGLEALFKAVRHKSKGILNGIDFEVWDPVKDQMIESNYSIDTFEIGKQQNKEKLCEEFELDPAKPLFSFIGRLFEEKGGDLLPQALALALSENFENISILILGSGNSLIEEQLVQLRNDYKGNYNVFIGYNEALAHLIYAGADFILMPSRVEPCGLNQMYALRYGTVPIVRRTGGLRDTVIDFGDDGNGVCHDQASVGDICYSINRAVKLYGDKISFKNIRAKGMGTDHSWERACQEYIEIYNLIIEKNEI; encoded by the coding sequence ATGGAAATATTTCACATCAGTGCAGAGTGTTATCCAATGGCAAAGGTGGGGGGGTTGGCCGATGTGGTTGGCGCATTGCCTAAGTATCAGACTAAAGCTGGTCACGACGTTCGTGTTGTGGTCCCTTGTTACGATACAAAATTCAGAAAAGAAAACGATTTTGAATGTGTTCATTGGGGAACTGTGAAGCTGGGGAATTTTAATTTTCCGTTTAGTGTTTTGAAAGAAACAACAGATAAACTGGGATATGAGTTGTATCTGATTGAAATTAAAGAATTGTTCGATCGCCCAAATGTTTACGGATATGAAGATGATATTGAAAGATTTGTATCCTTTCAGATTGCGGCTTTAGACTGGATTACAGCACGGAATAAAGTTCCGGATGTTTTAAATTGCCACGATCATCACACCGGATTGATTCCGTTTTTAGTTCAATATGCATACAAATATGAAAGCCTTAGCAATGTAAGATCAGTAATTACGATACACAATGGTCTTTATCAGGGTTGGTTTGGTTTTGATAAGCTGTTTTATTTGCCTGAGTTTGATTTGAAACATGTTGGTTTCTTAGAGTGGGACCATTCGATTAACTCATTAGCAGTAGGAATCAAGTGTGCCCATGCTGTGACTACGGTTTCTCCAAGTTATCTCGATGAAATTAATAATGCAGCAAATGGTTTAGAAGCCCTTTTTAAAGCTGTTCGGCACAAATCAAAGGGGATTTTAAACGGGATTGATTTTGAAGTTTGGGATCCTGTCAAAGATCAAATGATAGAGAGTAATTATTCGATAGATACTTTTGAGATCGGAAAACAGCAGAACAAAGAAAAATTGTGTGAGGAGTTTGAACTCGATCCTGCAAAACCATTATTCAGTTTTATTGGACGTCTGTTTGAGGAGAAAGGTGGGGATTTGCTTCCACAGGCTTTGGCACTGGCATTATCTGAAAATTTTGAAAATATTAGTATACTGATTCTTGGATCAGGAAATTCGTTGATTGAAGAACAATTGGTTCAATTGCGAAATGATTATAAAGGGAATTACAACGTTTTTATTGGGTATAATGAGGCATTAGCACATTTGATTTACGCAGGAGCAGATTTTATTTTAATGCCTTCGAGAGTTGAACCTTGTGGCTTAAATCAAATGTATGCGTTGCGCTATGGAACGGTTCCGATTGTGAGAAGAACCGGAGGTTTGAGAGATACGGTAATAGATTTTGGCGACGATGGTAATGGGGTGTGCCATGACCAGGCTTCGGTAGGGGATATTTGTTATTCGATCAATCGTGCTGTAAAATTATACGGGGATAAAATTAGTTTTAAAAATATTAGAGCGAAAGGAATGGGGACAGATCATTCCTGGGAGCGTGCATGCCAAGAATACATCGAGATATACAACCTAATAATTGAGAAAAATGAAATTTAA
- a CDS encoding glucose-1-phosphate adenylyltransferase yields MKFKKKNVVAIILGGGQGSRLFPLTETRSKPAVPIGGKYRLVDIPISNCINSDIFKIFVLTQFNSASLNAHIKNTFNFSIFSQSFVDILAAEQTPDNPTWFQGTADAVRQCMSHFLKHEFDYALILSGDQLYQMDFNEMLEAHIAADAAISIATLPVNAKDAPEFGILKTNHESFIEAFIEKPHASLLPEWESDVSEHMKEKGKNYLASMGIYIFNRELLVELMADPETKDFGKEIIPQAVGKHKILSYQYEGYWTDIGNIESFFEANIGLTTDIPEFNLFDNDNKIFTRPRLLPPSKFRNSTINQSLISEGCIINAKEIKSSVIGIRSRIGEGTVLENCYVMGNDFYQDLDELNREAAIHKIHVGIGENCFIQNALIDKNVRIGNNVHISGGKHLDNFTNELYSIKDGIVVIKKGAVLSDNFRIE; encoded by the coding sequence ATGAAATTTAAGAAGAAGAATGTAGTTGCCATTATTTTAGGAGGAGGACAAGGATCACGCTTGTTCCCATTAACCGAAACCCGATCTAAGCCCGCAGTTCCAATTGGTGGAAAATACCGATTGGTGGATATTCCTATTTCCAATTGTATTAATTCTGATATTTTTAAAATATTTGTCCTGACACAGTTCAATTCGGCTTCTCTAAACGCACATATTAAAAACACTTTTAATTTTAGCATCTTTAGCCAGTCGTTTGTAGATATTCTGGCAGCAGAACAAACCCCAGATAATCCAACCTGGTTTCAGGGAACAGCTGATGCCGTTAGGCAATGTATGTCACATTTTTTAAAACACGAATTTGATTATGCCTTAATTTTATCCGGAGATCAATTGTATCAGATGGATTTTAATGAAATGCTCGAGGCTCACATTGCTGCTGATGCTGCGATTTCGATTGCGACATTACCGGTGAATGCTAAAGACGCACCTGAGTTTGGAATTCTTAAAACCAATCATGAGAGTTTTATCGAAGCTTTTATAGAAAAACCCCATGCTTCATTGTTACCCGAATGGGAATCTGATGTAAGTGAACACATGAAGGAGAAGGGAAAAAATTATCTGGCTTCTATGGGAATCTATATTTTCAACCGTGAATTACTCGTAGAACTGATGGCTGATCCGGAAACAAAAGATTTTGGAAAAGAAATCATTCCGCAGGCTGTAGGCAAACATAAAATTCTGAGTTACCAATACGAAGGGTATTGGACGGATATTGGGAATATTGAATCTTTCTTTGAAGCTAATATTGGCTTAACAACCGATATTCCTGAATTTAATTTGTTTGATAATGACAACAAAATTTTTACAAGACCCCGATTATTACCACCGTCTAAATTTAGAAATTCTACCATCAATCAATCGCTGATTTCGGAAGGATGTATCATTAATGCAAAGGAAATTAAAAGTTCAGTCATTGGAATCCGTTCCAGAATTGGAGAGGGAACTGTATTAGAGAATTGTTATGTGATGGGGAACGATTTTTATCAGGATCTGGACGAACTAAATCGTGAAGCCGCAATCCATAAAATTCATGTTGGTATTGGTGAAAACTGTTTCATACAAAATGCTCTGATTGATAAGAATGTCAGAATTGGAAATAACGTTCACATTAGCGGTGGAAAACATTTGGATAATTTTACGAATGAGTTGTACAGTATCAAAGATGGTATTGTTGTGATTAAAAAAGGAGCTGTTCTCTCTGATAATTTTAGAATTGAATAA
- a CDS encoding DUF1569 domain-containing protein, whose product MKNVFYKGDCDEFVKRINSLQPDSKGLWGKMDVAQMLAHCNVSYEMVYEDIHPKPGFFLRFILKTLVKNKVVSETPYKHNNPTASQFIINGSRDFDLERDRLIAYINKTQLLGEKDFDGKESHSFGRLTATEWSNMFAKHLEHHLSQFGV is encoded by the coding sequence ATGAAAAATGTCTTTTATAAAGGAGATTGTGATGAGTTTGTAAAACGTATTAATTCGCTTCAACCGGATTCGAAAGGGCTGTGGGGAAAAATGGATGTAGCTCAAATGCTGGCACACTGTAATGTTTCCTATGAGATGGTTTACGAGGATATTCATCCCAAGCCGGGTTTCTTTTTGAGGTTTATTTTAAAGACATTGGTTAAAAATAAGGTGGTAAGCGAGACACCGTATAAACATAATAATCCCACTGCATCTCAATTTATCATAAACGGCAGTCGTGATTTCGATCTTGAAAGAGATAGATTGATTGCTTACATTAATAAAACGCAATTGCTGGGTGAAAAAGATTTCGACGGTAAAGAATCGCATTCTTTTGGTAGATTAACTGCGACAGAATGGAGTAATATGTTTGCTAAACATCTGGAGCATCATCTGAGTCAATTTGGGGTTTAA
- a CDS encoding alpha/beta hydrolase → MSKKENNPTKSLKIPKFIIASAKICAFFSTKLVTTYAAKLFTTPVKHKVPKREFDMEQKSIQKTIYVPVINKSVVTYEYGKSDRKILLVHGWAGRGTQLFKIADELLKNGFSTVSFDAPAHGKSEGKSTIMSEFIASILEIEKQFGPFEFAIGHSLGGMSVLNAIKDGLKVKKAIVIGSGDIVQDILDDFVAKLELKPEISERLRDHFEKKYQVKMDDFSAYKAAQKVKLPVLVIHDHDDPEVSVKAGIHIHKQLENGTLYLTEGLGHRKILGNQNVIKKILDFIKTP, encoded by the coding sequence ATGTCAAAAAAGGAAAATAATCCTACTAAATCTCTAAAAATTCCCAAGTTTATTATTGCATCCGCTAAAATTTGTGCCTTTTTTTCGACAAAACTGGTTACCACTTATGCCGCAAAACTTTTCACAACTCCTGTAAAACATAAAGTTCCAAAACGCGAATTCGATATGGAGCAAAAAAGTATTCAAAAAACCATTTATGTTCCCGTAATTAATAAAAGCGTGGTTACGTACGAATATGGGAAAAGTGATCGCAAAATTTTACTGGTGCACGGTTGGGCCGGAAGAGGAACCCAATTATTCAAAATAGCCGATGAACTTTTAAAAAATGGCTTTTCAACGGTAAGTTTTGATGCTCCAGCACATGGAAAATCCGAAGGAAAAAGTACGATCATGTCTGAATTTATTGCTTCAATTTTAGAAATTGAAAAACAATTTGGTCCTTTTGAATTTGCTATCGGCCATTCCTTAGGCGGAATGTCGGTTCTAAACGCGATTAAAGACGGATTAAAGGTAAAAAAGGCAATAGTAATTGGCAGTGGTGATATAGTACAGGATATATTGGATGATTTTGTAGCCAAGCTAGAGCTAAAACCAGAAATAAGCGAACGTTTGCGCGACCATTTTGAAAAGAAGTATCAGGTAAAAATGGATGATTTTTCGGCTTACAAAGCAGCTCAGAAAGTTAAACTACCAGTCCTCGTAATTCATGATCATGATGATCCTGAAGTTTCGGTGAAAGCAGGAATCCATATTCATAAACAACTGGAAAATGGGACTTTATATCTAACAGAAGGTTTGGGACACCGAAAAATTCTTGGCAATCAAAATGTCATTAAAAAAATACTCGATTTCATCAAAACCCCTTAA
- a CDS encoding glycoside hydrolase family 31 protein, with protein MITNTALEYKGDLYPSKIISHQHEGDSVFFHTDNKVILKVTILRDSLIRFRFTTKGYFSNDFSYAVDKTQLHGYNFLELTEEEAYFQIRTSKVKCKIQKRDLRLAIYDLNDFLILEDELGFHWEESYEYGGNIVKMSKSSKDGECFYGLGDKATQMNLKGKRLENFATDQYAYQKEQDPLYKVVPFYIGLHNKLSYGIFFDNTFRTFFDFCQERRNVTSFWAEGGEMNYYFIYGPQMQDVVTTYTDLTGKPELPPLWVLGYHQCKWSYYPESKVKEITSKFRELKIPCDAIYLDIDYMEGFRCFTWNKNYFPDPKKMVAELAEDGFKTVVIIDPGIKIDKDYWVYQEALEKDYFCKRADGPYMKGKVWPGECNFPDYTNPVVREWWAGLFKELISDIGVKGVWNDMNEPAVMEVPNKTFPTDVRHVYDGNPCSHRKAHNIYGTQMARATYHGVKRFVYPKRPFVITRSAYSGAQRYTSSWTGDNVATWEHLWIANIQVQRMSISGMGFTGSDIGGFAEQPTGELYARWIQLGVFHPFCRTHSSGDHGNQEPWAFDEEVINITRKFVSLRYQLLPYLYTMFWQYIEEGVPMLKPLVYYDQEDTQTHYRNDEFIFGNQILVCPILEPNAVGRRMYIPRGEWYNYWTNEFATGGREVWIDTKFDEIPVFVKAGAVIPKYPVQQYVGELEFDELTLDLYFKLGKEKSVVYEDAQDGYDYKKGRYSFLSFRTIGKEKELIIQLHKEGKYDTPYSKYKINLIGLPFKVTEIEIDNEKIAFDKEGFELNHFLIVDKEFNELHIVGE; from the coding sequence ATGATTACAAATACAGCATTAGAATACAAGGGCGATTTATATCCATCAAAAATTATCTCGCATCAACATGAAGGAGATTCTGTTTTTTTTCATACTGACAATAAAGTAATCTTAAAAGTCACTATTCTTAGAGACAGTTTGATTCGCTTTCGTTTTACCACAAAAGGGTATTTTAGTAATGATTTTTCGTATGCCGTCGATAAAACACAGCTTCACGGTTACAACTTTTTAGAGCTCACAGAAGAAGAAGCTTATTTCCAAATCAGAACCAGTAAAGTAAAATGTAAAATTCAAAAAAGAGATTTGCGTCTCGCTATTTACGATTTAAACGATTTTCTTATTCTGGAAGATGAACTTGGTTTTCATTGGGAAGAAAGTTACGAATACGGGGGAAATATCGTAAAAATGAGTAAATCCTCTAAAGACGGGGAGTGTTTTTATGGTTTAGGAGACAAAGCAACACAAATGAATCTAAAAGGCAAAAGACTTGAGAATTTTGCCACCGATCAATATGCTTACCAAAAAGAACAGGATCCGTTATACAAAGTGGTTCCGTTTTATATTGGTTTGCACAACAAATTATCTTACGGAATCTTTTTTGACAATACCTTCAGAACCTTCTTTGATTTTTGTCAGGAAAGAAGAAACGTTACCAGCTTTTGGGCAGAAGGTGGAGAAATGAATTATTATTTCATCTACGGTCCGCAAATGCAGGATGTAGTAACGACTTATACCGATTTGACCGGAAAACCGGAACTGCCGCCGCTTTGGGTTTTAGGATACCACCAATGCAAATGGAGTTATTATCCCGAAAGCAAAGTAAAAGAAATCACTTCAAAATTCAGAGAACTCAAAATTCCGTGTGATGCTATCTATCTCGATATCGATTACATGGAAGGATTCCGATGTTTTACCTGGAACAAAAACTATTTTCCCGATCCTAAAAAAATGGTAGCCGAATTGGCCGAAGACGGTTTCAAAACAGTTGTGATCATTGATCCGGGAATTAAAATAGACAAAGACTATTGGGTGTATCAGGAAGCCTTAGAAAAAGATTACTTCTGCAAAAGAGCCGATGGGCCTTATATGAAAGGGAAAGTCTGGCCGGGCGAATGTAATTTTCCCGATTATACAAACCCCGTAGTAAGAGAGTGGTGGGCGGGGTTATTTAAAGAATTAATTTCAGATATTGGCGTAAAAGGAGTTTGGAACGATATGAACGAACCCGCTGTAATGGAAGTTCCCAACAAAACATTTCCAACAGATGTACGTCACGTATACGACGGAAATCCATGCAGCCATAGAAAAGCACATAATATTTATGGCACACAAATGGCTCGAGCCACTTATCATGGGGTAAAACGTTTTGTCTACCCTAAACGCCCCTTCGTGATCACCAGATCAGCCTATTCCGGGGCACAGCGTTATACTTCTTCCTGGACAGGCGACAACGTTGCTACCTGGGAGCATTTATGGATTGCCAATATTCAGGTACAAAGAATGAGCATATCCGGAATGGGATTTACAGGTTCTGATATTGGAGGTTTTGCCGAACAGCCTACCGGAGAATTGTACGCCCGCTGGATTCAGTTAGGCGTATTCCACCCATTTTGCAGAACGCATTCTTCCGGAGATCATGGCAATCAGGAACCGTGGGCATTTGATGAAGAGGTCATAAACATTACCCGTAAGTTTGTGAGCCTGCGTTATCAGTTACTCCCTTATTTATACACCATGTTCTGGCAGTATATTGAAGAAGGAGTTCCGATGTTAAAACCCTTAGTATATTACGATCAGGAAGATACCCAAACCCATTATCGTAATGATGAATTCATCTTTGGGAATCAAATTTTAGTATGTCCGATACTCGAACCAAATGCTGTCGGCAGAAGAATGTACATTCCAAGAGGAGAGTGGTACAATTACTGGACCAACGAGTTTGCGACAGGAGGTAGGGAAGTCTGGATTGATACTAAATTTGATGAAATTCCGGTTTTTGTAAAAGCAGGCGCCGTTATTCCGAAATATCCCGTACAGCAATATGTTGGCGAACTAGAATTTGATGAATTAACACTCGATCTGTATTTTAAACTCGGAAAAGAAAAGTCAGTCGTTTACGAAGACGCACAGGACGGATACGATTATAAAAAAGGACGTTACAGCTTTTTATCTTTCAGAACCATCGGAAAAGAAAAAGAACTGATCATTCAGTTGCACAAAGAAGGAAAGTATGATACACCGTACAGTAAGTATAAAATCAATTTAATCGGACTGCCTTTTAAAGTGACAGAAATTGAAATCGATAATGAGAAAATCGCATTTGACAAGGAAGGTTTTGAACTTAATCATTTTTTAATTGTGGATAAAGAGTTCAACGAACTTCATATTGTTGGGGAATAG
- a CDS encoding nuclear transport factor 2 family protein codes for MRMFCIISSLFLGLAVNAQQQEVQKSIETFFEGFHQRDTVRMKSVCADKIVLQSISESLVKGNKLTEENSGKFYKSIATIPSNIEFSEKILSYNIQIDGTIAHVWAPYQFYVNDKLSHSGVNTFTLFKEKDNWKIIYLIDTRRK; via the coding sequence ATGAGAATGTTCTGTATTATCAGTTCGTTATTTTTGGGATTAGCTGTAAACGCACAGCAGCAGGAAGTCCAAAAGAGTATTGAAACTTTTTTTGAGGGTTTTCACCAAAGAGATACCGTAAGAATGAAATCTGTTTGTGCGGATAAAATAGTCCTGCAATCTATTAGTGAGAGTTTGGTTAAAGGAAACAAACTTACAGAGGAAAATTCGGGTAAATTCTATAAGTCAATTGCTACCATCCCATCTAATATTGAATTTTCTGAAAAGATTTTAAGCTACAATATTCAAATTGACGGAACAATAGCACATGTTTGGGCACCCTATCAGTTTTATGTGAACGATAAACTGAGTCACTCGGGAGTAAACACTTTTACTTTGTTTAAAGAAAAAGACAACTGGAAAATCATCTATCTGATCGATACCAGAAGAAAATAA
- the glgB gene encoding 1,4-alpha-glucan branching protein GlgB translates to MSKVITHSLFTEFDINLFKAGKHYQLYEKLGAHLIEVNGVKGVYFAVWAPTAQSVSVVGDFNYWTQGEHALQVRWDSSGIWEGFIPEVSKGTLYKYKIQSNIDGIVTEKADPFALYCEKPPHTASVVWDLDYNWKDEKWMQSRQENNALDKPHSVYEVHLGSWKRGEHNRFLTYLELADDLVAYVKETGFTHVEFMPVMEYPYDPSWGYQLTGYFAPTSRFGKPQDFMVLVDKLHQAGIGVILDWVPSHFPDDAHGLGFFDGSHLYEHPDRRKGYHPDWKSLVFNYGRNEVRAFLISNAVFWLKHYHADGLRVDAVASMLYLDYSRNEGEWEPNIYGGRENLDTISFLKEFNEVIYANFDGVQTIAEESTSFPMVSRPTFTGGLGFGMKWMMGWMHDTLKYFQKETVYRKYHQNELTFSMTYAFTENFMLPFSHDEVVHGKKSIANKMPGDEWQKFANLRLLYGYMFTHPGAKLLFMGSEFGQSDEWNFEKSLDWHLLQYDYHSGIKKVITDLNQLYKTRPALYEKQFSGEGFEWINYSDHQNAVLSYIRKGNNPKENLIIVGNFTQVVRENYRIGISEKGKLQEIFNSDAVIYGGSGVGNPQSLTIESSPYDGRDYSVALNLPPLSITVYSFV, encoded by the coding sequence ATGTCTAAAGTAATTACGCATTCTCTCTTTACCGAATTTGATATTAATTTATTCAAAGCAGGAAAACACTATCAGTTGTACGAAAAATTAGGAGCGCATTTAATTGAGGTTAATGGGGTAAAAGGAGTGTATTTTGCCGTGTGGGCCCCAACAGCGCAATCGGTTTCTGTGGTGGGTGATTTTAATTATTGGACACAGGGCGAACATGCTTTACAGGTGCGTTGGGATTCTTCAGGAATTTGGGAAGGATTTATTCCGGAGGTTTCAAAAGGAACTTTGTACAAATATAAAATTCAATCGAATATTGACGGAATTGTTACCGAAAAAGCAGACCCATTTGCTTTATATTGCGAAAAACCACCTCATACCGCTTCTGTGGTTTGGGATTTGGATTATAACTGGAAGGACGAAAAATGGATGCAATCACGTCAGGAGAATAATGCGTTAGATAAACCTCACTCGGTTTATGAAGTGCATTTGGGATCCTGGAAACGTGGCGAACATAATCGCTTTCTAACCTATTTAGAACTGGCAGATGATTTGGTTGCGTATGTAAAAGAAACGGGGTTTACGCATGTAGAATTTATGCCAGTTATGGAATATCCTTACGATCCTTCATGGGGATATCAGCTCACGGGATATTTTGCACCGACTTCGCGTTTCGGGAAACCGCAGGATTTTATGGTTTTGGTAGATAAATTACACCAGGCCGGTATTGGCGTTATTCTAGACTGGGTGCCGTCGCATTTTCCTGATGATGCACATGGTTTAGGCTTTTTTGACGGATCGCATTTATACGAACATCCGGATCGTCGAAAAGGGTATCATCCGGATTGGAAAAGCTTGGTTTTTAATTATGGACGCAATGAAGTTCGCGCTTTCCTCATCAGCAATGCCGTTTTCTGGTTGAAGCATTACCATGCCGATGGTTTGCGTGTGGATGCCGTGGCGTCTATGTTGTATCTCGATTATTCTAGAAATGAAGGGGAGTGGGAACCGAATATTTATGGAGGAAGAGAAAATTTGGATACGATAAGTTTTCTTAAAGAATTCAATGAAGTAATCTATGCTAATTTTGATGGAGTTCAAACTATTGCAGAAGAAAGCACGTCGTTTCCTATGGTTTCCAGACCAACGTTTACAGGAGGTTTGGGCTTCGGGATGAAATGGATGATGGGCTGGATGCACGATACTTTAAAGTACTTTCAAAAAGAAACCGTTTACCGAAAATACCATCAGAACGAGCTGACTTTTTCGATGACTTATGCTTTTACCGAGAATTTTATGTTGCCGTTTTCGCATGACGAAGTAGTGCATGGAAAAAAATCGATCGCCAATAAAATGCCAGGCGATGAATGGCAAAAATTTGCCAATTTAAGATTGCTGTACGGTTATATGTTTACACATCCGGGAGCTAAGTTATTGTTTATGGGATCTGAATTCGGGCAAAGTGATGAATGGAATTTTGAAAAAAGTCTGGATTGGCATTTACTGCAATACGACTACCATTCCGGAATTAAAAAAGTAATTACAGATTTGAATCAATTATACAAAACTCGTCCTGCATTGTATGAAAAACAATTTTCGGGAGAAGGTTTTGAGTGGATCAATTATTCGGACCATCAGAATGCGGTTTTATCGTACATTCGAAAAGGAAACAATCCGAAAGAGAATCTGATTATCGTTGGCAATTTTACACAGGTAGTCCGTGAAAATTACAGAATAGGAATTTCAGAAAAAGGTAAACTGCAGGAAATTTTTAATAGTGATGCTGTTATTTATGGAGGAAGCGGTGTAGGAAATCCTCAGTCATTAACAATAGAGTCATCGCCTTATGATGGGAGAGATTATTCCGTAGCTTTAAATTTACCGCCTTTGAGTATCACCGTGTATTCATTTGTATAA
- a CDS encoding M48 family metallopeptidase — translation MRKHLASGLLAVVLAAGCATNPITGKQSLNFVSNSELFPSSFQQYNTFISENKVITGTADAKKVELVGGRIKAAAEKYLIYLGQSQYLKDYRWEYKLVDNKEVNAWCMPGGKIVVYSGILPITQNDSGLATVMGHEVSHALANHGAQRMSAAQLQQIGSVALGAATSGKTQQTQEIFAQAYGLGTQVGVMLPFSRSNETEADKIGLTLMAIAGYNPDDAISFWSRMSAKSGGSGTPEFMSTHPSDASRIANIRALIPEARATALKVGIIK, via the coding sequence ATGAGAAAACATCTAGCATCAGGCTTACTTGCCGTTGTTTTAGCGGCCGGTTGTGCGACCAATCCCATCACAGGAAAACAAAGTTTGAATTTTGTTTCAAACAGTGAATTATTTCCATCTTCGTTTCAGCAATACAATACTTTCATATCCGAAAACAAGGTAATTACGGGAACTGCAGATGCGAAAAAAGTAGAATTGGTAGGAGGAAGAATTAAGGCAGCAGCCGAAAAATACCTGATCTACTTAGGACAATCGCAGTATTTGAAAGATTATCGTTGGGAGTACAAGCTTGTAGACAATAAAGAGGTGAATGCGTGGTGTATGCCTGGAGGAAAAATTGTGGTATACTCGGGAATTTTACCGATAACACAAAACGATTCCGGTTTAGCTACCGTTATGGGACATGAGGTTTCACACGCTTTAGCGAATCATGGCGCACAAAGAATGAGTGCCGCACAGTTACAGCAAATAGGAAGCGTCGCTTTAGGAGCAGCCACAAGCGGTAAAACCCAGCAAACACAGGAAATATTTGCACAGGCTTATGGTTTGGGGACTCAGGTGGGAGTAATGTTGCCGTTCAGTCGTAGTAATGAAACGGAGGCAGATAAAATTGGCCTAACGTTAATGGCCATTGCAGGTTACAATCCGGATGATGCTATTTCATTCTGGAGCAGAATGTCAGCCAAATCCGGAGGATCGGGAACACCGGAGTTTATGAGTACACACCCTTCAGATGCATCAAGGATTGCCAATATAAGAGCTTTAATACCGGAAGCAAGAGCGACAGCACTTAAAGTTGGAATCATTAAATAG
- a CDS encoding endonuclease III domain-containing protein, producing the protein MDLFGETTNWETKLEPILSKYKGRKHPLDYQNTYQLLVMVVLSAQDSDANINKIAPALFEKYPTLKSLSQTDAEAFLPYISKVRNYPTKAQWLLEIAKTVQNDENIPLTMKELTALKGIGRKSANVILRETHQPAEGIIADLHVIRVAPRIGIIKESKDGIKTEKDLMQVLPKTIWSEIGMAISFLGRETCRPKPKCDECTLADSCYYFATEIA; encoded by the coding sequence ATGGACTTATTTGGAGAAACAACAAATTGGGAAACAAAACTGGAACCCATCCTAAGTAAATATAAAGGAAGAAAACATCCTTTAGACTATCAAAATACTTATCAATTGCTAGTAATGGTTGTTCTATCTGCTCAGGATTCTGATGCCAACATCAATAAAATTGCACCAGCACTATTTGAAAAATATCCCACACTAAAAAGTCTGTCTCAAACCGATGCAGAAGCTTTCCTTCCTTACATAAGCAAAGTCCGTAATTATCCCACAAAAGCACAATGGCTTTTGGAAATTGCAAAAACGGTTCAAAATGATGAAAACATTCCATTAACCATGAAAGAATTAACCGCTTTAAAAGGTATTGGAAGAAAATCAGCCAATGTAATTTTACGAGAAACTCATCAACCGGCAGAAGGAATTATTGCCGATTTACACGTCATACGCGTAGCACCAAGAATTGGTATTATCAAAGAGAGTAAAGACGGAATTAAAACAGAAAAAGACCTAATGCAGGTTTTACCCAAAACCATTTGGTCTGAAATTGGGATGGCAATTTCTTTTTTAGGAAGAGAAACCTGCAGACCCAAACCCAAATGCGATGAGTGCACATTGGCAGACTCCTGTTATTACTTTGCAACTGAAATTGCATAA